The following proteins come from a genomic window of Halictus rubicundus isolate RS-2024b chromosome 8, iyHalRubi1_principal, whole genome shotgun sequence:
- the Y-y gene encoding yellow-y, with the protein MKIYWRLLCVSLLCLGAGRVEGLQRWGSQFGKAPLLERFFWKTLDFAYPDEASRQMAMMRGDFVPENALPVGIEIWRNKLFVTVPRWRNGIPATLNYISLDTNRGGSPRLTPYPNWAQNKAGACGTGMTTAYRMHADACDRLWVLDTGTIGIGNTTVQACPYTLNVFDLTTDKILRQYRLRPEDINMNTFIANIAVDLGKGGCNDAFAYMSDELGYGLIVYSWEQNKSWRLTHSYFMPDPLAGDYNIGGLNFQWGEEGIFGMTLSPINVNGYRTLFFHPLSSRREFAVSTRILRDEQLSQNSYHDFQVLPERGALGHCTSSAMDENGLQFFNLIDQNAVGCWNSLLPYGPQNHAVVVRHDDALIFPADVKIRGGLLWIISDRMPIFLMSTLNYTDVNFRILTVPVREAIAGTVCENAPWGYISNSIWWEK; encoded by the exons atgaaaatatattggagATTACTTTGCGTGAGTTTGTTATGTTTGGGAGCCGGCAGAGTGGAAGGACTGCAAAGATGGGGTTCTCAGTTTGGAAAAGCTCCTCTCCTGGAGAGATTCTTCTGGAAGACGTTGGACTTCGCTTATCCGGACGAAGCGAGCAGACAAATGGCGATGATGAGGGGAGATTTTGTACCAGAAAACGCGCTACCCGTTGGTATCGAAATATGGCGAAATAAACTGTTTGTCACGGTGCCAAGATGGCGGAACG GTATTCCGGCGACTTTGAATTATATATCGCTTGACACAAATCGGGGAGGATCGCCTAGGCTCACGCCTTATCCAAACTGGGCGCAAAACAAAGCTGGAGCGTGCGGCACTGGCATGACCACTGCTTACAG AATGCACGCAGACGCGTGCGACAGATTGTGGGTCCTAGATACTGGTACTATAGGCATCGGGAACACAACGGTGCAAGCCTGCCCTTATACCCTGAATGTTTTCGATTTGACAACGGACAAAATCTTAAGGCAATACAGACTGAGACCCGAAGACATCAACATG aaCACATTTATCGCGAATATCGCGGTGGATTTGGGAAAAGGCGGATGCAATGACGCGTTCGCCTACATGTCCGACGAGCTAGGATACGGACTGATCGTTTACTCCTGGGAGCAAAACAAATCGTGGCGGCTCACGCATAGCTATTTCATGCCGGATCCTCTGGCCGGCGATTACAATATCGGCGGTCTGAATTTCCAATGGGGAGAGGAAGGAATTTTCGGCATGACTCTATCCCCCATCAACGTGAACGGGTACAGGACACTCTTTTTCCATCCTCTCAGCAGCAGAAGAGAGTTCGCGGTCTCCACGCGGATTCTCAGGGACGAGCAATTGTCTCAGAATAGCTACCACGATTTCCAG GTCCTCCCAGAAAGAGGCGCACTCGGTCATTGTACCTCTTCCGCAATGGACGAAAATGGCCTACAATTCTTTAATCTGATCGATCAAAACGCTGTCGGCTGTTGGAACTCTTTGTTGCCGTACGGGCCTCAGAATCATGCAGTTGTTGTAAGACATGACGACGCTCTGATATTTCCAGCTGACGTCAAG ataAGAGGGGGATTATTATGGATCATATCGGATAGAATGCCAATCTTTCTGATGTCGACTCTGAATTACACCGACGTGAACTTCAGAATATTGACAGTACCTGTTAGAGAGGCGATTGCAGGCACCGTTTGCGAAAACGCTCCGTGGGGATACATCAGCAACTCCATTTGGTGGGAGAAATGA